ACAGCAGCTGTCAAATCCACTTATGCCACTCTGTGAGAATATATCTAATTTAGCATGTGTCCCAGTTCAGATGAGGCCAAAGGTCAATGGAGCCACGGGGGCTATCATGCAGCTTTTGTTGTCAGTGGGGATTAGCTGGTTTGTTGGGAGGCGTTTTGAGGTGATTATCTTTCGTCCGCTCCTGATATCTGTCCTTCCTTCGCTCCGTCTTTTTAACCACGTCTCTGCTCTGGTGTTCTTCTCAGACGAAGAGCCAGAGCTATCGGACAGAGAGGTCCCGTGCAGGAAGAAAGGACGGCCGAAGAAAAAGAAGGACACAAAGAAGAAGGACAAAGAGGGGAAACCCATCAAAGCAAAGAAACGCAAGAAGATTGTATGTTTGTTAAGCTGTCATGCTCTGGAGTTTCCACCCTGCTGAGTATATTACAATATCTTCATTATTTTCAATAGCTTCCTGTCTCGTTTCTTCTTCAGGACAGTGATGTAGAGAGAGACTCAGATAGAGAAAGAGACTACGGTGAGAACTCAGACAGCATAGCCAGCGACTATGGGACGGgcgagaaaaagaaaaagaagaaacataaagaaagaaaggagaagaaaaccaagaagaagaaaaaagatgacGGGGACCGAGACAGCAGTCAGGAGGAAACGgctaaagtaaaatatttcccAAAAGCACCTGAGTCCATGAACATAACTGATATCAAATTGCTCTGAAAAGTCTTTCTCATCTGACTGGTGGTTTCTTCTCAGCAACCAATAGAGCAGAAGACCTCAGCCCAGCTGGCAAAGGAGTGGGGTCTGGAGGATGTTGATCATACCTTCACTGAGGAAGACTACAGGGAACTCACCAACTATAAAGCCTTCAGCCAGTTCATGAGGTGAAGTGTTTCTCTTTTGGTTTCAGTGTCCCTCTACACTGACATTACCATGCAACAGGAACTGTTCTAAAACTACCAGCTGCATATTTGCACAGATACAATTGGCATTTGGTGGAAACTAGAACACAAATACTTTTCTTTGGCTCTGTCTTCCCCTGGCAGCTGTGTCTTTATCAGCACAGCTAGTTGTGTTATCCAGGCAGCAGTTGTGATAGTGTGCCAGTGGCAGCCTCTGTGGCTGACTCATACCTGTGTTTCCGCCGATAGCACAGAGAAATCCATAATTCCTAATACATGTGTATGCTGGGTAGCTATTTGGTTGTCAGATTCGGCTTTCTCAACTCTACTAGCAGACTGAGCTGTACAAGAAAACTCAGCTATTTTCAGCCAAATTGTCCCTATAGTCCTTCCACCAAATGCCTACAGTTATATCCTCTTTTGCAAATCCATTACATTTCATGGACAAAGCCTTGATGTGACtattgcacattttaaaaatgaaatcattgtTAGTTAACATTATAAGCTGAAAAAGTTTGTgtagatttctgttttttgcctGGCAAATGATCCCACCCTCTGGCTCCCAGGCCGATGATAGCCAAGAAGAACCCTAAGATCCCCATGTCAAAGATGATGACCATCCTGGGGGCCAAGTGGAGGGAGTTCAGCTCTAACAACCCCTTTAAGGGTAacgctgctgctgttgcagcagctgctgcagctgccgCCATCGCTGTTGCCGAGCAGGTCTCTGCAGCAACCGCATCGCCTGAGCCGCCACCGCAGCCGCCACCTATTAGAAAGGCCAAGACGAAAGAGGGCAAAGGTCAGTGGTCAGTTTCAGACCTGTAGCTTTCCCTCACCTGTACTGTACCTGCTTTAGCTTTTTGTGATGATTTAATCAACACGTTTTGTTGATGTGATGTGGAAAACCAGTTTCCATAAACTGACCCTGGACCATCAGGGCAGTGTGCGGTTTAACAGAATACCTGCTactttgtcattattttatGTCAAACGTTGCATATGATTTTATCACCTGTCCAGGTCCAGGCTATAAGAAACGCAGTAAAAGTCCTCGGGTATCAGACAAGAAAAAGGCTTTGGCAAAAGCTAAAAAGATGGCACCCATTCGTATTAAACTCTCGCCTATAGGTGctaagaggaagaagagctgcTCAGTGAGTAGAACGTTTAGAGAGTgttgttctttttattgtttttgttctctgtctgctcctctttctttcacttATTTCCTTGCTGCTTTCGTGTTCTCTGTCAGAGCGACGATATGGATGAGGACGAGTCTGAGCAGGAGGACTCCAGCGTTCACAGCTCCTCGGTTCGCTCTGACAGCTCCGGCCGCGTGAAGAAGAACAAGCGAGGGCGACCTtctaagaagaagaagaaaagtaaacCTGCTTATTCAGCACCTAGTTAGAAAAGATACACCTGTATGTTCACATCTGTTTCAATGCTCCTGTGTCACTCTGAATGTAACGCTGTGCCTGAACGCATCATGGCAGCAATTACATATTCATGAGAGAGACTCTCCAGACATCATGGGATACTTTCAGGTATTTGAGAGTCATTtgtgtctcctgtctctttgtGCTTGTCAACATGTGTCGTCTCCTGCCCCCTTCCAGTCCCAGGTGATGAAGAAGGGGACGGCTATGAGACGGATCATCAGGACTACTGCGAGGTGTGTCAGCAGGGCGGAGAGATCATCCTGTGTGACACCTGTCCCCGAGCTTATCACCTTGTCTGTCTTGAGCCTGAGCTGGACAAGGCCCCTGAGGGCAAGTGGAGCTGCCCGCACTGCGTGAGTACAACTCCACCAGtctgtttctgctttctgtttatCCACATCTTTAACAACATGGTCCTTTGGCAaacctgagagaaaaaaaatggttaaaagtggtttatttttgtgtgcttGGACAACCAGAAGAAAAGAGATTCTGTAGTTGCATAACACATTAGAGCGGAGACTTGGCTGAATAGATAATCCTGCCCAGACAAAGGCAGATGCCTGAAGTGGTGCTTCAGAGTGCTGAATGCTCATTTTTGCTCATCTTTACTCTGTGATGCAAAACAAGCTCAATTAATCAGCTCAGTTAAGATGACTTATATCAGCAGTTCAGAGAGGCCAGTCTGAAAGTGCTGACTCAGCAGCTGTCAACggtaaaagaaaacaacaccagTCTTCAAAGCCTGTGTGCAGTTTTATTGGATTATTGCATCTTTCCATTTAGTTTAATGGCATAAAATCCTTGTGTGATGAAAAACCAGACAATCTCAGTGAAAACTGGTGCAGTTTATGTCTTGTTCTGTATGTTGCATTCAGGGCCTCTGTTCTCAAAGCTCTCATgttgaatctgtgtgtgttagtagCAGTGTGTTTTGCTGTCAGGTGCCAAAATGATAATTCTCAAATTCTCCACCAAACGTTTCACTGTGTATGTtctggaaaaataaacacagagaaactTTGGCATAGTTCTGACAATAAATAATCATAATTGAAGTTGCCCAATTGCATTGCCTTTACTTCAGACTTctacttttctgtctgtcaacCTGTTTATTTAACCCAGTTCTCAGTTTTCAAATGTGACTGCTAACTCTGGAGTCTACCAGATACATCAGGCGTTCTTCTGATGACATTTGTTCATTGGTGATTGAATAGGAAATTTGCTCCTAAAAATTTTGTTACACTCATTGATACGGATTCTTCATAAAAAAGTAGACCTCTTGTATGTCCTGGTGGAGCCCCCTGAAGACCAGATGTGCCAGTCCAGGAAGTGATCCAGTAAACTgatagaaaatgaaatcatgaCTTTTATCTTCATATATTCATTACTCATGTTtgagtcaaatgttttttttcccaggaaAAAGAGGGAGTCCAGTGGGAAGCGAAAGATGAAGACTTTGAGGACTTTGAGGAGGACAGTGAGGACAGGGTAATATCAGAGGTCGGGGTCGGGATCCCCACTGgggcggaggaggaggacgacgaCCACATGGAGTTCTGTCGGGTGTGTAAAGACGGAGGTGAACTGTTGTGCTGTGacacctgcacctcctcctACCACATCCACTGTCTAAACCCGCCACTGCCAGAGATCCCCAACGGAGAGTGGCTGTGTCCGCGATGCAGGGTTAGTTGCCTTCCTcttctttgttctctctctATCTAGTCTAATCGTTTTAGGGCTTACATTGCTTTACAAGCCCATAAATCTAGGATTTATGAGTCACTTATTGATATAAGATGGAGGTGAATTGCATCTATTTCCTTATAAGAGAAGACGCCTAATGggacattaaaaaacattttcccaaatTTATGGCAGAGCAGAATCAAAAGCAAATTACATAATGATATTACAGACTGAAGCATGACTTTAATTTATGTTCAGTGCATTTTTGTCCACATATCATcttgtgcttttatttcagGCTCATGgctattttactttttacttgttttttcttggatttaaaaaaaaaaaatctgttccaCTTCCTACCATCACATAAAGCTACATATTTAGGTCTCAGTATCAAATGTGTTTCCACTCTAGTGCCCGCCAATCAAAGGACGTGTCCAGAAAATCCTCCACTGGCGATGGGGAGAACCTCCACCTCCCATTCCTGTGCCCCCTGCTCCTGACGCCCCACCTGAtgccccaccaccaccccccaTGAAGGGCAGACCCGAGAGGGAGTTCTTTGTCAAGTTGGCCGGGCAGTCCTACTGGCACTGTACCTGGATCACTGAGCTACAGGTGAGAGGAAAGATCAGTAATTCATGATGTTTGGCGAAGAGCAGGCTTAAGAACATCGTGCATCTGTTGTTACTAttagttgttttatgtgttttaaaaatgctcaAGGATCCAAGATGAGTAAAGCCATAAAAGAAAGgaataaaaaagacataaagTCGATATGAGGAGCAAGTGAGAACTGCTCAAAATGGTGGCAGAAAAAAATCGGCGTGCTGCTCATAAATACTTTACACCTGAAGAAAAttattctttgtctccatcttctTCCCTCTTTCCTCCAGCTGGAGATCTTCCACTCCGTGATGTACAGGAACTACCAGAGGAAGACGGATATGGATGAGCCTCCCAGTTTGGATTACGGATCAGGCGGCGAGGATGAGAACGGAGTGGGAAAGAGCGAGAAGAGGAGGGCCAAGGACCCCCAGTACGCCATCCTGGAGGACAAGTACTACAAATATGGCATCAAGCCTGAGTGGATGATGATCCACCGCATCATCAACCACAGGTGAGAGATTGTGTGAGCGTGCAATGTCTAGGTTTGTCTGTGCCAGTAGTTATTTCACCATCTATTTCCCATATTCAAAGTTTGTTAAACATAACATCTTAGAGCGTATTACTGATTTATTTACATGAATATGcatattacagtttttctcacatactctctgtactgtatgtgtgtgctccTGTCAGTGTGGACAAGAAAGGGATGTACCACTACCTAGTAAAATGGAGAGACCTGACCTATGACCAGTGTACCTGGGAGAGAGACGACCTAGAAATTCCTGACTTTAAAATTTACAAGGCCAACTACTGGAGACACAGGTGAGAACATTTTAACCTTGACTCAGCttaatgtggaaaaacaaacctgacTCTAACAGGAAAGAGCACAAGGTCAGTTttagttaaatgttaaatgctgaaaaatgGATTAAAATGACTGTGGTAATATTGTTGTTGCAGCTAttttaaatgtgagaatttAAATTACAACCTCCTGGTGGTTAATGAATAGTTCAGACAATATACAGTACTTCGCCCATATTTGCATGTATTACTCACATTTACATATCGCATTTGTTTGCTTCCTTGGCTGATTAATGTATTGACCCAGTGATAACTGCCTGTCGAACAGGGACGCGATAATGAAAGAGGACCCAGACAAACCCAGGAAGATAAGGAACAGAACCCAGGAGGGTGAAGAGGAGTCTCCTGCCTCACCGGTCACTGATGTGAGTGGACTGTAGCTTCAGATTCAATATTGAATCTCTGATGATGTTGaatattgatatattttatttctaattacaCTTTTTGTGTACTTTATATGTCGAGTACAAATTCATTTGCGTAGTTTAAGTTAGTTTTACTTACTTAATCAAGTTCTACTCTAGTGAATTAATTGTGTATAATAGGAGCAgcttatatttttattctgacttgactaaagtaaatgtaagaAGCTATAATAAAATGACTGGAATTAGTTTTACTAAACCTTTTACCAAACCATTAACAACTATCCAGTTAGAGCATAATGTTTGTGTATTGATCCAAAATACACTTAATTGTGTCCCAGTCACATCTTGTCTTTCTTCTggccttttgtttttccagcctACAATAAAATACGAGGAGCAGCCAGACTTTGTCACATCGACGGGCGGCACCCTGCACCTCTACCAGCTGGAGGGTCTGAACTGGCTGCGCTTTTCTTGGGCTCAGGGCACAGACACCATCCTGGCAGATGAGATGGGCCTTGGCAAGACCATCCAGACCATTGTTTTCCTCTACTCACTATTTAAGGAGGTACCAGAGCTTATTCCCTGCTGTCATCTTTTACTATGTCTTTGTGACAGCTGCGATTGAAGCAAAGTGTGGATttctcattctctgtctctcagggtCACACTAAAGGACCCTTCCTGGTCAGCGCTCCGCTCTCCACCATCATCAACTGGGAGAGAGAGTTTGAGATGTGGGCGCCCGACTTCTATGTGGTGACGTACACGGGAGACAAGGACAGTCGAGCCATCATCAGAGAAAACGAGTTCTCCTTTGACGACACTGCTGTCAAGGGAGGAAAGAAGGCTTTTAAACTGAGGGTGAGGAAGAAGGAGGGTAGTGATCACACAGATATAAGTAGGGAGGAAAATGTAGAGTAACATTAACCACTGTAATGTTCTCTCAtcctcttcctgctcttcctcctctcagAGAGAGGCTCCTATTAAATTCCACGTGCTGCTGACCTCCTATGAGTTGGTGACCATCGACCAGACGGCGCTCAAATCCATAGACTGGGCCTGTCTGGTGGTGGATGAGGCTCACCGCCTTAAGAACAACCAGTCCAAGGTACAATACTtacatggctgtgtgtgtcagggttAATTTAATAGAACCCAGTTAAGAACTGTCCCATATTATGTTATttaatgaaaagagaaatgttgTGCTTCAGATATTTAGTGAGTGGGgcattttacagctgaaaactAAACCTTTGAGTACTCTGGTGGACAAACCATGTAATGATGATAGTGTCTCTAAATGGACTGCAGTGtatttgacacatttttgatatttttatgtCACAGGTTTGTcttaattttactttaataaaCTTGAATACCTCATCAGTCatgtagaggtgtgtgtgtgtgtgtgtgtgtggggctcAGGGGGCCTGATGTAATACTGCCTTGAGTTCCCCTTAGACgtaataattataaataatatatatgaGAGTGATTTTAAGCTTTCGTCGTCTTTGCTTGCAGTTTTTCAGGCGTCTGAACGACTATAAAATCGACCACAAGCTGCTACTGACAGGAACTCCTCTACAAAACAACCTGGAGGAGCTGTTTCATCTGCTCAACTTCCTCACACCCAACCGCTTCAAGTAAGAAGTCTGCAAAATGACTCTTTATTCTGCCAGGTTTGATAAACTTAATTATGTTTGCTGCTGATCAAAATCCCCCGTCTGTGCAGTAATCTCGAGGGCTTCCTGGAAGAGTTTGCTGACATTTCCAAGGAGGACCAGATCAAGAAACTCCATGACCTGCTGGGGCCTCACATGCTGCGGAGGCTGAAGGCTGACGTCTTCAAGAACATGCCTGCCAAGACCGAGCTGATTGTCAGAGTGGAGCTGAGCCCTATGCAGAAGTACGATGCTGTGGGAATTCGAGTGGGAAATGTGGATGTTTTTTACTGGTTTCTTTTGGCTGGGACAAACCTGAGACATTCTGCTCTACTTTAATCCACTGGCCTAGATTTTTCTGTGAAGACACCGTGGACTGTTCAGATTAGCAGCAAAcatgattttagtttttgaagGACCAAACATCTGCAAATTTAAGTTAGGAATTGGTTGACAAGTGAGCCAAGGTTATCTATGAACAGGAATTCACTGGCTTTATTTCAGTCTGTGGCAGTTTTATTATAGCACTTGGTTTGTGATGCCGCAGTCTGAACATTTATTTGAGCTTTATCCCAGTTTTAAGTGACACATCCTGATATGTTTTCACAAGGAAAACTGAAAACCTTGGGCTGTGATGATCGAACCTTTTAAAAACCCAAAAGATGAAGTGTTATCTAAGCTTTTTCCATGAAAGTTTTCTGACTTCACAGGAACTGGCCATAATTACAGCATTTAATGGTAATTAACAAAGCCACAACTGAAACATTTGCTATTTTCCACTGACCAGTGTGTTTAAAATAGTTTAATAGCAGCCAATGTTGGTCTGCTAAATGTTATGTTAGTGGTAGAAATGAGACGACATCATGGAAACAGCAAGTGAAAGCAAACTCAAgagtatgtgtttttattaaaaatcaacaatgcagggtggagaggagaaagaggaaggaagttTATCGTAATCATTGTTACACGTGATTTACATTAAATAGGTGGGACACTAAgattagcattttatttatttttttacaacagaAAATACTACAAGCTGATTCTGACCAAGAACTTTGAGGCTCTGAACTCAAAAGGTGGAGGGAACCAGGTCTCCCTGCTCAACATCATGATGGACCTAAAAAAATGCTGCAACCACCCCTACCTCTTCCCTGTTGCCTCCATGGTgagaagagaaacagacaagTTCTCCAGTCTTTGATAGTACTTCACAACTTTTTACCTTGAGCTTTGACTCACTCCTAAAGTGCATAACAGTGACACCTTGTGGTGACGCAAGGTTGTGATCCTGTCCTGGGATCCTTGTGTTTTATGGTTAAAATTGCACACTCGTGTGCTGTGCACTGTTATTTACCTGGTggaattgtttgtttgtgtttgtaggaAGCCCAGAAAACACCCAGTGGTGCTTATGAGGGGTCGGCCCTCACTAAGTCTTCTGGGAAACTGATGCTGTTGCAGAAGATGTTGAGGAAACTAAAAGAGCAGGGGCACCGAGTACTGGTCTTctcacaggtacacacacacacacatactttacattagtgtacacacacacatcacatgtTATATTAGTCACATAACACCTCCAGAGAGCTCAGCATCAGGCTGCACTTccatctgtgtttatgtgcctGTGCAACCACCTATagatgaaaacatacacacacctcaccagctttctctcctctctttgtaGATGACTAAAATGCTGGATTTATTAGAAGATTTCCTGGACTATGAGGGCTATAAGTATGAGAGAATTGATGGAGGCATCACAGGAGCGCTGAGACAAGAGGCCATCGACCGCTTCAATGGTGAGATATCAGAAAATGTCTCATTAAAGGCTCAGCTGTCCATGATCTCTGCTGGTGACCAGTTCTGTCATTTTCTACGATTCTTGCACTAATGTGACACTTTGATTCACCAGACCTTCTAACTTTATTTTATCCATAAACTATTTCACAGTAGAGGAGTTATTGTATCTTGGTATATGTTGACATGGTGATTGAGGATTATGTATGAGTGATCCTTGTCACCCATTCCTAGTTTGGAGTTGACTCTCCTCCACTGCTGAGCAGATGGAAAAGCAAGTAGCTGGTGGGAGGAGATGAGGAATCAGGCAAAGGGGTCAGGTTTGAAAATGACTTAaagtgggtacggaaagtattcagaccccttttaaatttttcactctttgtgtcattgcagccatttgccaaaatcaaaaaagttcattttatttctcattaatgtacactcagcaccccatcttgacagaaaaaaacagaaatgtagaaatttttgcaaatttattaaaaaagaaaaactgaaatatcacatggtcataagtattcagaccctgtgctcagtattgagtagaagcacccttttgagctagtacagccatgagtcttcttgggaatgatgcaacaagtttttcacacctggatttggggatcctctgccattcttccttgcagatcctctccagttctgtcaggttggatggtgaacgttggtggacagccattttcaggtctctccagagatgctcaattgggtttaggtcagggctctggctgggccagtcaagaacggtcacagagttgttccgaagccactcctttgttattttagctgtgtgcttagggtcattgtcctgttgaaaggtgaaccttcggcccagtctgaggtcctgagcactctggaagaggttttcttccaggatatctctgtacttggccgcattcatctttctttcaattgcaaccagtcgtcctgtccctgcagctgaaaaacacccccacaacatgatgctcccaccaccatgtttcactgtagggattgtattgggcagctgatgagcagtgcctggttttctccacacataccgcttagaattaacgccaaaaagttcaatcttggtctcatcagaccagggaatcttatttctcatggtctgggagtccttcatgtgttttttggcaaactctatgcaggctttcatgtgtcttgcactgaggagaggcttccgtcgggccactctgccataaagccccgactggtggagggctgcagtgatagttgactttgtggaactttctcccatctccctactgcatctctggagctcagccacagtgatctttgggttcttctttacctctctcaccaaggctcttctcccacgattgctcagtttggctggacggccaggtctaggaagagttctggtcgtctcaaactttttccatttgaggattatggaggccactgagctcttaggaaccttgagtgttgcagaaattcttttgtaaccttggccagatctgtgccttgccacaattctgtctctgagctccttgggtggttccttcaacctcatgattctcatttgctctgacatgcactgtgagctgtaaggtcttatatagacaggtgtgtgcctttcctaatcaagtccaatcagtttaattaaacacagctggactccaatgaaggagcagaaccatctcaaggaggatcagaagaaatggacagcatgtgagttaaatatgagtgtcactgcaaagggtctgaatacttatgaccatgtgatatttcagtttttcttttttaataaatttgcaaaaatttctacatttctgtttttttctgtcaagatggggtgctgagtgtacattaatgagaaataaaatgaacttttttgattttggcaaatggctgcaatgacacaaagagtgaaaaatttaaaggggtctgaatactttccgtacccactgtatttagaAGAACCAGTCTCAAAATGACAGATTGCGTCTTGCATTTCGAAGGATCGTAAACACTGGGTTGTATGCAGGGTACGTTTTCATGCGGCAGTAGCACAAAGCAGTTTCTGAAGTTGTATAAGATGTATTAGAGCCTGTGGGTTTGCATTTATtctttataatattaaaatgtaacagGCCGTCAGAGCCACACAGGAAGACTACAGTAGGAATAACCTCAGTGACATAGgaagaaaataacaaatagaaaatgtgccagagaaaatgtttgcaaaaaaaGTGACAATTGTGTTACCACCATAAAGATAAAATTAGTAACTGTATGGATAGACTTTTTGTGTGAAGTTATTTGTGTTATGGTGTTGTCGTTTATAATGATGTTGTTATTGGTGGTGTTATCTCTCTGTTTCCAGCTCCTGGGGCctgtcagttttgtttcttgCTCTCCACCAGGGCGGGAGGTTTGGGCATCAACTTGGCCACAGCGGACACCGTCATCATCTTCGACTCTGACTGGAACCCTCACAACGACATCCAGGTAACATGAGGCTGGAAACTCGTAAAGAAGGGCACAATTATCTGCTTTTAAACTTCTTTTGTATCAAAACttgaaattgtttttcttgtccGTCTTAACGCAGGCCTTTAGTCGAGCCCACCGCATCGGACAGGCCAACAAGGTGATGATCTACCGCTTTGTGACGCGAGCCAGCGTGGAGGAGCGGATCACGCAGGTGGCCAAGAGGAAGATGATGCTGACTCACCTGGTGGTCCGGCCAGGCCTGGGATCTAAAGCTGGGTCCATGACCAAGCAGGAACTGGATGACATCCTCAAGTTTGGAACAGAAGAGCTCTTCAAGGACGAAGGCGAAGGTAACAACAGATATTGTTCAAATTGTTGAAAATTGTAGGCAAACGAGCCGCAATAGATATTCTTGTTAAACTAAAGTAGTTTTGGTAAAAGTTGCAGTGGGACTGATTCTCTTAGTGAAGAGCTGGCAGGCTTCTTTTCCTAAACGAAATTATTTTGTCAAAAGCATTCACTTTAATGTTCTTTCATCTTCACAGTTTTGGCCACAGGAATGACAATATAAttggttaaaagaaaaacatcatttgCTAAATTTTTCTGGAAGACgtggacacttttttttttttttttttttttttaactccacaTTTGCCAGGTATGAAGAATAGCTCAAGGGATAAGGTTGAGGATGAGGGCAACGTGATCCACTACGACAGTACTGCCATCGAGCGACTGCTGGACCGAAGCCAAGACGACACCGACGACTCGGACGTCCAGAACATGAACGAGTACCTCAGCTCGTTTAAAGTGGCCCAGTACATGGTCCGAGAGGAGGACAAGGTGTGAGGGAGCAGGATGTTACATTCACACACTGGAACGTAAAGAAGACAGGGGGCTTTGTTAGCGAGttcacatacattcacacaagTTTGTCTCAATATAAGTTTTTTAAAAGTGACGGGGGTGAGAAAAGAAGGTGAATTCAGATTCAGATACCTTGGCTTTAATGAATCAGTCACAATTTCCATCTTTTATTTAATGCGTCTACATGTCTGATGCTCCAGATTGAGGAGATTGAGCGAGAGATCATCAAACAGGAGGAGAACGTGGATCCAGATTATTGGGAGAAACTGCTGCGGCATCATTATGAGCAGCAACAGGAGGACCTGGCCAGCAAGCTGGGTAAAGGCAAGAGGAACCGCAAACCTGTCAACTACAATGATGGTGCACAGGAAGACCAAGGTAGGGACCTGGTTTGGATGTGTTCCTTTTTGGACCCGTTAGTCCGAAAAAGCTCAACTAAGCTGAGGAAACTCCTCTAAGTGTTTCATGTCAGTGACACCTTGGTATTAGGAACACATTAGCAGTACAAGAGGAGCCTAAGCCTcgatgtttttttattcattgttaagatttattgctgttttcttATGATCTCAGTTGAAGATAGAAAGATTGTTGCCTTCTGTTTGAGTTATTGTGAATGGGCCTGGCCTACTGACACACTACCATGTTCTGATCCAGAGTGGCATGCTGACATCTCAGATAACCAGTCCGAATATTCAGTGGGCTccgaggaggaggatgaggactTTGACGATCGGCCAGAAGGTAAGGagagatttaatttaaaaaaagagacgTCAAGCAGAGCAGCTCATGAACAATGAAAGATGTCTGTTGTAACACACACAGGTCTGTGTTGAATTACGGCCTGAAATTGATTTAGTTGTTACAGT
The window above is part of the Mastacembelus armatus chromosome 18, fMasArm1.2, whole genome shotgun sequence genome. Proteins encoded here:
- the chd3 gene encoding chromodomain-helicase-DNA-binding protein 3 isoform X2: MSSPLRSCEEDEGMVVNSEGGDFDEEDDDGDLDENASDINSPAAPRETATPAAPDEEPELSDREVPCRKKGRPKKKKDTKKKDKEGKPIKAKKRKKIDSDVERDSDRERDYGENSDSIASDYGTGEKKKKKKHKERKEKKTKKKKKDDGDRDSSQEETAKQPIEQKTSAQLAKEWGLEDVDHTFTEEDYRELTNYKAFSQFMRPMIAKKNPKIPMSKMMTILGAKWREFSSNNPFKGNAAAVAAAAAAAAIAVAEQVSAATASPEPPPQPPPIRKAKTKEGKGPGYKKRSKSPRVSDKKKALAKAKKMAPIRIKLSPIGAKRKKSCSSDDMDEDESEQEDSSVHSSSVRSDSSGRVKKNKRGRPSKKKKKIPGDEEGDGYETDHQDYCEVCQQGGEIILCDTCPRAYHLVCLEPELDKAPEGKWSCPHCEKEGVQWEAKDEDFEDFEEDSEDRVISEVGVGIPTGAEEEDDDHMEFCRVCKDGGELLCCDTCTSSYHIHCLNPPLPEIPNGEWLCPRCRCPPIKGRVQKILHWRWGEPPPPIPVPPAPDAPPDAPPPPPMKGRPEREFFVKLAGQSYWHCTWITELQLEIFHSVMYRNYQRKTDMDEPPSLDYGSGGEDENGVGKSEKRRAKDPQYAILEDKYYKYGIKPEWMMIHRIINHSVDKKGMYHYLVKWRDLTYDQCTWERDDLEIPDFKIYKANYWRHRDAIMKEDPDKPRKIRNRTQEGEEESPASPVTDPTIKYEEQPDFVTSTGGTLHLYQLEGLNWLRFSWAQGTDTILADEMGLGKTIQTIVFLYSLFKEGHTKGPFLVSAPLSTIINWEREFEMWAPDFYVVTYTGDKDSRAIIRENEFSFDDTAVKGGKKAFKLRREAPIKFHVLLTSYELVTIDQTALKSIDWACLVVDEAHRLKNNQSKFFRRLNDYKIDHKLLLTGTPLQNNLEELFHLLNFLTPNRFNNLEGFLEEFADISKEDQIKKLHDLLGPHMLRRLKADVFKNMPAKTELIVRVELSPMQKKYYKLILTKNFEALNSKGGGNQVSLLNIMMDLKKCCNHPYLFPVASMEAQKTPSGAYEGSALTKSSGKLMLLQKMLRKLKEQGHRVLVFSQMTKMLDLLEDFLDYEGYKYERIDGGITGALRQEAIDRFNAPGACQFCFLLSTRAGGLGINLATADTVIIFDSDWNPHNDIQAFSRAHRIGQANKVMIYRFVTRASVEERITQVAKRKMMLTHLVVRPGLGSKAGSMTKQELDDILKFGTEELFKDEGEGMKNSSRDKVEDEGNVIHYDSTAIERLLDRSQDDTDDSDVQNMNEYLSSFKVAQYMVREEDKIEEIEREIIKQEENVDPDYWEKLLRHHYEQQQEDLASKLGKGKRNRKPVNYNDGAQEDQEWHADISDNQSEYSVGSEEEDEDFDDRPEGRRQSRRQLRNEKDKPLPPLLARVGGNLEVLGFNTRQRKAFLNAVMRWGMPSQDAFSSQWLVRDLRGKTEKEFKAYVSLFMRHLCEPVADGAETFADGVPREGLCRQPVLTRIGVMSLVKKKIQEFEHINGRWSLPELKPEVSIDKSSSRASSPVVKTATPTPDASYNNTPCTSKPATPAPADKLEKNGKEGEKEEDKEEGEVLSEKEKDEGKEVDGSKTGDPEELSSSSKETSQSASPGQKSDGKEEGDLREEEKKETNDTPAAGSEEKKVQEESKEELKQSSKQDAEVKEEKSEGEKAGEEKEKDKEKRDETPAATEATDAKDKTEVSDVKKEEVRGEKDAGKEVKAAKEEVPKGNGKPLTERPRFMFNIADGGFTELHTLWQNEERAAISSGKMNEIWHRRHDFWLLAGIVIHGYARWQDIQNDPQFAIVNEPFKSQANKGNFLEMKNKFLARRFKLLEQALVIEEQLRRAAYLNMTQDPSHPAMALNARFAEVECLAESHQHLSKESLAGNKPANAVLHKVLNQLEELLSDMKADVTRLPATLSRVPPIAARLQMSERSILSRLASKGTETHTPPPIPPGPYATPQNYGAPFTPAPPSALHMGGANYSQMPPGSFISEAAAAAGATGGAAGGAAGGPTATGVCQKTKEHDVVQRQRVVDLWKDGKSEGAIGQELRMPKSTVHSIIVKYRLSNTVENLPRNGRPKKP